A stretch of DNA from Hydra vulgaris chromosome 03, alternate assembly HydraT2T_AEP:
tctaaatttttatttgattttagaatTGAATTAAAACTCAAGAAAggttttattaaaagcaaagaAATAGATGTCGAtgtgagaaatttttttttgcaaaaaagacatcttatactactgtaatttttataaattttaatgtttttttttatttttttaaggatgAAGACAGCAGCTCAAATTGATAAACTTATGTCTGAGATATAATTTGACTTGAATAATGATATATCTGAGATTTAGCgcaaaataatgaataaatggtttataaatttttgtacagaaagttacataaaaaaagattttgtatatttcataaaattaaataattccaAGTTTGATTTTgaaaccttatatatatatatatatatatatatatatatatatatatatatatatatatatatatatatatatatatatatatatatatatatatatatatatatatatatatatatatatatatatatatatgtttttcacatttaatggtgtatatgagtatatatatttaaatatttacactaaagttttgtttttgaaattattgtacCTCATTTAttactatctttttttttttttttcttaattaaagaattcaaaatttCTAACAAATACTGATTCAATCACTATTTTCATGTCtttacaaattacaaataaattctctataaacaaatttaataatgtaaaaagtttacttaaaaagatataaacctTCTTTTCTATAAGTAACCCCTAATCTTTACCTGTGGGTACACCACTGACTTAGGAGTtactataaaatgtttttccatCAATTTCTGGAGTCATTTCTAGATTTTCAATtctatttaataagttatagttataaataaaattgttaatattatacATAGTGAATAGTATGTTGTTGCTatgcaataaatgttttttttattttatatggtttttttaatgGGTTACTCTCCCatacttgaaaaaatttattattattgttattattattattattatatatatatatatatatatatatatatatatatatatatatatttatatgtatatatatatatatatttatatgtatatatatatatatatatatatatatatatatatatatatatatatatatatatatatatatatattacttgaCCCTCGACTGTCAGTTTTTCCTTCATCAAGATCATCagaaaatatgtatgtatatatacatacattaatatacatatatacataaatatatatatatacataaatatatatatatatatatatatatatatatatatatatatatatatatatatatatatatatatatagatatagatatagataaatgtatatataaaaatatatttatttatatatgtatattaatgtATGTTAGTATACATTatacaatacaatatatatatatatatatatacaattgattttatatatacataagtgcatatataaaatatatatgtacatataaaatgtttatgttcATAGTGTACTATTCTGcattaatatcattaatattcTTAAATACTAATATCTCATAAATAACCTAAccttaattttgttgtaaaacacTACATTAAGTTCCACACATGTAAAATCATGCATCTAcatttcaatataaaatcatacactcaaatttaaatattgtaaatataactaTGTTAAGAAAATAAGTAGTTAAGAAAGTAAGTAGTTAAGAAAATACAATGTACTATGACTAATAAGATAAAGAATTCATAAGTTAAATGTTACAATatgaaaaaggtttttaattatttttgtttccgaatacttatattttttaatttaaaagattatttgcaagtttcttttaaaaaacaatataataatttaaaagatgtttcaCACAAGTTCACAGCGAAAGCACTGGATTTTTGAAAGCATcgataaaattgattttagcCGTGCTGCATCAAACAATAACTTTATAGAAATGCATCGAAAACTGAAGTCTAAGGCTAACATTGAATATTTAAATCCTAATGAAGAAAAACTATTGTTAACTTATTATACacagtttgtttttaatatttgtcgAAGGTTTAAACCACCTGTACCTTTATCAGTAATTGGTACATCATTATCTTATTTCAAacggttttttttatatacttctgTTATGGAATTTCATCCTAAAGATATTGCTTATCTGTGTGTTTACTTAGCATGTAAAATAGATGAGTATAATGTATCAATTGATCAATTTATGGAGCAAGCTGTTGTCAAACGTTCTTTAAACATGCAGAAATTTCTTATTGATAATGAACTTGTTTTACTTCAAAAGCTAAACTACCACTTGACAGTTCATAGCCCCTATCGTCCGCTTGAAGGTTTTTTAATtgacattaaaacaaaaaaaactatacctGATATTGAAAAACATCGAACAAATATAGAGCAATTTTTGACTAACAGTTTGCTTACCGAtgtaattttgctttttactcCTAGTCAACTTGCTTTAGCTGCAATTGAAAATGGTGTTGGAAGAGAACAATTAATTGGTTATTTGCAATTAACATTAGATACAGACTCCATTGAGAATGTTTTATCTAAGCTGAAAAGAATACAAGAAATTGTCTGCAACATTAAGGTCGCAGATCAAACCGAAATCTTGGCAATCGAAGATAAACTGAATTTGTGTAAAGATTATGAGAATGATCCATTTTCCGATCTTTATCATCAACGCGAAATAAGTAAACAAGAAGctaaagaaatgcaaaaaagaaaaaaatttcaggaGTTATATGACATTAGACACGCTGAAGAGAAAATGCTGGCTGAATCATTTGATTAAtgttagataaaattatttgttactagtttttgcaattttatgaATTTCCAAGTTAATAGATAATTAACTAAttgtacttttgtttttattggttttagttattttttatttgaattcttttttttcttttttttttaaatagtatttatttggAATAATTCATACAAGTTAATATAATAGGggatatttttattacttgaatacatttaattttttatttatttattttacaagaGTTTTATAATAACAGAATGACAGAAACTCCTTTGGTTAAGAAAAAGCACAGAGGAATACCTGAAGCCCTATTTTTGGtaagtaaaattttgaattgCATATGAGTATAGACAGGTTGCTTTGTTTACATTCTAAAGCACGTACGCAAAAAACGACAGGCAAAACATTGGAGCTAAAGCAAAGGTTATGGTGTGAAGTTTGTACAAGTAAACTATGTGAATAGAAAAAGTCTCACACTAAAGTGGAACCAGCGCGTTACAATGTGTCAAATTTTGTTAATCAGTATCAAAAAATTctttgctaatttttaaaagtaaaataaatttaaaattaacaagatatacTTCTATTATTCTATACTTCAATGAATTCAGCAAAGTTATAGAAAAAACagagaatttcaaaatttacataaataagcatcaaaagatgttgtttttaaaatttttagttggtAAACTGATGAAACAGAGAACTGTAATGAAACAGACCCTACATATGAAAATAAGCTTTACTTTACTCCTAAAGTTCAACCTAAACCAATTACTGCTTATTATGAGCCATTGCTTATTAATGAAGGCCAAGataaaattacagaaaaatcaaaagttttactcaaattgtttatgaaatctcatcaaaatcaatttaatactaaaaaaaatttttctaaaacttaaaGGAAAAACACTTTTTGGAAAATTCGCAGGGCTGGATTGCATGTGTTTATAAAATACTGAATCTGTTCATAAAATGGGGTACAATGTTCTTTTAATAACCACTCAcaagtctttttaaattaaatgatatcATTTTCTGAAATTGTTTGCTATATTCCAACAGATTATAATCTTAAAATGGAAAGTATTGCAAAATACAAACTTTTGAATGCAATGTCTCTACAACAAATAAATCTTTCCATTACTGTCTCAGGTTTGTACATTGATGTTGATTATCCTAAGTGCAAGTCCAGATGgaattgaaaaatgaaattgccATGGAAtgggtatttatttttaatgaaattctctataaatataaaaacagctTAGAGTTGTGGAAAGATGACCAAAAGTATTTACTTAATAAAGATGGtctaattaaaactaataaccATTACTATCAAATACAACAACAAACGATAGtaaccaaaacaaaatattgtctGTTGGAGTTATGATAAATGATAAACTCTGTATCTGAGAAATTCAGTTATAAGTTTAAGAATAAacttaaaacagtttttgaagAAGTtgacaaaaattgacaaaaattgtAGCAAGAAAATTGAATCCAACTTAACTACAGCTATTCTGCATGTGTAAATGTTCAAAATTTCTTCCTTTGACAGAGTGTATTAATTTTCATTGTCCAGTCAAATGGTATCATTACAAGTGTAATGATACCATTTGACTTCATCTGGCTTTcctgttttatataatttgcaatcttttgcgtcaatcgttatcttgtaATCGTTATCTACAAACTTcgtcttccagtaactttcagctcttatagtggttgcttgcagccttgttggaagagatgtaaaaaaaaaaaaaagtgtgctAATACTACAATATTtcagtcaaataaaaaatgtttttgtctaCGTGCATTTtgcaacataaataaaatataaaaatcttttgtgcaagattactaaataaaatttaactcctttttaaattggaaaaaatattttatgatttgttgacaaaacttttttcataaaacattttataaacgtatatttgtataaacttatattttataaatgtatattttataaaaatattcaaatttcttaaaatattcttgataattttttctgatccataaaaaaatataaattttagttaaattaaataaaaaattttttttaactttcatttaAAACTGGCTTCTAAATAgctaaaaagtttgatattatGCATAATGTAGGACTTTAAATTTAGGGACTCGCTACAAACATGCATGCAATTGTATACAATTacatttaattgttaaataagatttttatattctatttgcagcttcatatatatatatatatatatatatatatatatattatatatatatatatatatatatatatatatatttctttatttgaagaaaaaaagtaaagtttttttactaatttatatatatattaaatgtatattatatatatatatgtatacacacacacacatttgtGTGAAATTTATTATCAGGCATGATTTGAAAAAAGGAACTTATATTTAGAGAAAGTAACTGCACTGTTTTGGAAATACGCAggatttcaaacaaaatttgaacATGTTTTGCCTGTCATTTTTTGTGCATGCgcttaaaaatgtaaacaaagcaATCcgtctatatataaaaatacatacaaatTTTCAATACAGTAAAAGTTCTagaataatgtataattaataaagatcatgatttcatttttttaaagattttttatgaatttttataaattaaagttgactttttatatatatatttttacaaattaaagctGACCTGGAACATTTTGCTTTTGTAGTAGTTGTGACTTCTAGTTACAACATAATGTTTTctgttataattatatataaaaatatagaaaattttaaaattttttatataaaatacctcaaaattttttgaattgctATAAAGTTTTGTTACAATTGGGAAATCTTCTGaatttaaacatattaatttaaattcagatGGCATTGAGATTTTCAGCTGTTCTTTatgatgtaaattttttgtacattaaaatgcagattttttaaagaatttgaaaattatagtttaaattattcaaatgcattttaatcttgttttttacagtttaagtatattaaaatgaGACTAAAATTCAATATCAGGTCAAGACccaaaacaaaatatcaatttGCTTCCTGcagagacaaaataaaattgcatgaaaatattttagcaaataCTGTGGatcattgtaataaaaacaactgtTGATTCTACAAATTGAttaatcaaaaactataaatccAATTTTAGATGGTGCTAAAATTGGTGAACATAAAAGCCACCTTTCGATTTTAACAAAGGGTGAGGAAAATAGTCTAGTGTTTTTAATCATAACTAGAACAGCTTTagaatttaaatcttgtttttaagtTGAACCTtgaaaacaagatttaaattccTTCTGTTATTGATCGTTgccatatatacattttttacaacttaattctttgttttaaatgtcaattttatgttttaagaaaaaatgtttcaatttttaaaacaaatacagAATACAATCCTCTATCAGTGCATATTCGACATaaaatgatcttttttaattatattgtctTATACCTTGGTTACTTCCTTGTATAATATAAACCTTATTCCAATTCCAATTGAAAATATGAGAGCAAAGTTCTATTACCAACATTTTAGGCTTcacatacattttaaattacaagtAACTGTAATGAtctaaaagttagttttttataacttcagCATTGTTGTTTAACATATAAAATCAGTTATAACAAGAGATACCATGGTAAGGTAAGCCAACGCACTTCAAGTTACTGCATTTGCTAGtgagttttaaataacttaacttgattttataaatatgtaaagtCCAACTAGTTTTGAAGTTTATTGTaatgtaaattgttatttaactttattgtaagtagttttaaataaagtttaactaaaaactttacaaGTTAGTTACATTAGTAAAAGCAATATTATTGTTGTAGTATTTTTTACATTACTATATTAGCAaatgtttgattaaaaaaactatcaaatgTTCTTGTTTTAgcatgtgatatatatatatatatatatatatatatatatatatatatatatatatatatatatatatatatatatatatatattatgtgagaaacaatattttttaacatgttgCATGTGAGAAGCAAGGTTGTTTTAACATAAGACATATATGCAAGGTCTTATAAGgtcaattttatcaaattttggcTCTTCAATTTTATCACTAAAccaaaataaagcaattttaaaactaatgatGAAATAAGTTTACTGGCAGGGTTAAGgttcaatttataattttaatttgctttattatgtttcaaaataaaggaaattttgaaaaattttttatattaaaataaatatagtatttaaagtttttttaagtaagaaaaTCATTTCTACAAAGTCTTTCCCTCCTAGTTATAAGCAGTTAAtatgttaagtatatattaaccaaaatttataagctttacaaaaatctttaacaaaatatCATTACAATACAGAAATCTATTTtgtctttgaaaattatttttcccttatataaaaacattactgttattcaaattaaaacatttttttatcaatgtgctcaaaataagttaacaaataaattgtttctaaAACAAAGCAAGCCAGTAGaaacaacttctttttttattttttaattaagtaaagcTGGCAACAGCAATAGTAGTTAAAGTATTGAGTCAACAACAAAGTCACTGTTAatgttagaaaatatttatattttgtatgtgttgtgtaatttttcataatttattgaaactagtaaaacaaataaattggtTAACACTTCAATAAATATTCAGTTTAGTTGTACATTACCAGAATTAATATCACGAAGAAGCTTTAAAGAATGCAGTGAACTTTATTAGGGTTTTAAGAAAACCTTATATCAGATATTAGAAACACATTGGGCAGTAATAGAAAGAAACAGGTATTAGAAAACAGACTACAATTAATACCAATTATTtagtcaataattttttcttttgagaaTAAAATATCCCATGGAGAGCATCCAGATCAGTggcaaattaaatttaaaagaaaattctaAATAACCAAATGAAAAAACCAGATGAAAATAACCATTCACTTTTcaataatgaagaaaaatttagaaagctttttttatttagagtaGCTAGTGGTGATACTGTCttgaaaaaacacataaaaaatgcTGGTGCTAATTCCAACTATATAAGCAGTGTTACTTGAAACCATATAAATGAATGctgcaggaaaaaaaaattcaaaaaaatttttttggatataTAGGTGAGTTGCGGGATGAcgcattttatttttctaactcAGTCTAACGTGGTTTTGgtagtaaaaaacaaacattgatATATAACCACAACTTCCACTGATAAATAGAATTATCATTTaactttacatattatttaatttaaaaattttttgtgttataataattatattataaattatataaataactttaaaagaagaaatcatattttttgcaaaatattttccaaCTCTTAATcataaagatcaaaaaaaatactaagaAAAATTATCTCTGGAAAATGGATTGGTTTTGCCAGATCCATTTTCTATCGATGACTGGAAAAATAAGATGACAATGGTTCCTAATATATCACATGGTGACATACAACTACAATTTATTAGTACACCCAGTCCTTTCACTAGATCTGATGAAAGGACTGGGTGTATTAATTAGATATAGTTCTCTCTGCAGAGATAATATAAGAGTATATCAGTCTTTAGAAGCATACAACTTCTTTATTTCTGGACGTGTTCATGACGTTTTTTATTGTGAAATCAAGAACACTGACtactgttatttaaaaactaagatTAATgagtatcaaaaaatatatatatttttttattcaattttttataacctTTACATGTTATAAGCttacaaaaatttgaatttgtttgaattatttttgtttaaacaagttAACATTTATAGTTTCTGACAAGTCAGCGCCCAACTTGTaaagatataaaacaaaaaattaataaaaatgaaataagtatttttgcaatttttcatttACTGGGCTTAtaggtaatttaaaatttaaaatatcaaactttcTCAATCATCCAATAACTCGCTCAACATGAATCCTTACATTGGCAAGCTGTCTTGAATTGTCCACTTCTTTAGCAGAGAATTGACTTCTTCCTTTAGTGAATGCTGGCACTTTTAATATTGTACCTTTTGAAAAAGAGACTTATAGAACTTGTTGGGGTGATGCTAATTAGATATTTAAttctattactttttttgtatgtttatcaTGACTGAGACCTAGAGTTTAGCACTAGggatctatataaatatttcaaaacagtCAATAATAGAAATTGCTTTGGAAAAACAGCTTTGGAAATTATGAAAACATTGAGGTAGAACTTTTCTCATCATAGTTTGGTCTGgccaatttattaaaaattttgctctagatgcaataaaaaaaatccaacaTCAGAATATTTTTGACACCAAGCCATTATTAATTGAAAACCTGAAAGCAAGATCTTTTGTTAATAACCTTCTATGTAATTGCATTAAAACTAGCAATAAATCATTCTAaggatattttttgtaaagcatttaacatgatttttaattcttttaaatagcCAGGTGTAGTTTTCTGCTCTAATACCAGTGTAAAATAGaacttttgaattgttttttgaaatttgattacATGAAAATTGTTGActtcaattttataactttatattgcaacttacacaattttaaatttctttttttaagttctttttgtAAGTTATCATATTGATTACAATCATTTTGTGTACCTAAAGTTAAATGATACTTTAGATCCAtattaacaaacaatttaaaaaacgaagtaatacaacaaaaaagtaaataataagaCTTAATCGTGActacatttttcataaaacttgtTAAGTGTTTTATACTGCAGCATAtaaaacatagttaaaaaatttttaatttttttcaactttgtttttaaaaatctttttcctCTAATCAACCAAATCTGAGcttagagaaaaaattaatttaaaaaaaatttgatttgatgcatatttttcaaaatatttttttcatatttttcaatattgaaatacattcatatttttcaaaatgtttattcaagtttaaaaaaaaaaaggaatcaaaaacaagctaaaaaataCCTATAATTATTTTACCAGAATTAAAATGATCACTGCAAAGTCTTGTACATTTAAACCCGCCTATTGATTTCACATTGATAATTATGATACAATAAAACCAATCATAACAGGAAAAATATTAACCTAAACTGTTTAACTTCACAAGATAATACAGTTTAAGTAGATTCAAGTGTTGAAATTAGCAGAGATACGTGCAACTTAATGATAGGGGAACATAAAGTTGCAGTTGTTGAACTTTAGAAAGTATTATAAAATGCTGTAAAATGTCCATGTAATAGccattctttaaatctttcattTTCAAAGAGTTCAAATATACAAATGGTTCAAAATGCAATTGGAACAATCAAAGAAgtggtttttttaaagcatcaaccacaaaaaatattgttttaaaaataaaaatgtctgtGTGAAACAAGATGGGTTAAAAGATACAAATCTGGGCTACTCTTTAattcaagttttataaatattgtagatttattaaatactatgtCCAAATGAAGAATTTGGACATAGTTGCTCTTAGCTGTTTGTGTGATATATTAgctttaaatattaacttacGTAAAGTTTTGCAAACAAAATCAATAGACTAACAGTATGGTAACTATTGTGTTCAGAAAATACTaagagttttaaaagaaaactagcAAATTctgaacaattttaaaactttaacagtgagtaaacttaattttaacagtaaccttttttaataaatgtgacAAGCTCAGTGTCAAAAAGTGCATAAGTTTAAACTACTATGCAATTGAATAGTACAACTATACTATGTTGTTGTACAGTTATATTTCATAATACATTTGTATTATGAACATAGTAAAACTGTACTATATTGTTGATAGTTTAAAATATGACATAATGGTTTCTTTTTTCCTATATttaggttttgtttttttttttaatatatgaccctaggatttgcttttttttttttctatggtATTGGGTTTCCTTTTTTACTATGTAACTTTAgggttttctattttttacttaagatttGGAGCATATAtggtataatttattaattttataatggtttttatggtataatttaataatttttttttgtatgatttaatagttttatgatGGTTTTTATGGTATGATTTAAAAGGTTTATGATGGTTTTTATggttacagtttttttaatttaatgatttaatgaTGGCTTTTAGAATGATGTTGATGCTTATATGGTAAAAGAAAGTTCATCTGAAGCTGCTTTACAAAAGCTTGATGAACAGTTTCAAAAGTATAGATTCATGGAATCAAACttactcaacaaaaaaattaggttgtttaaagttttataaatcattttttaattttaaaagttttttttttaatattttaattttattttgttattaagatTATCAACTCAAATCCCTGATATTAAAGCAACTCTTAGttctataaattttcttaaaaacaaaaaggtggtatgaaaatatttttccttttatttttagagttttattgttaaaattataatgcTAAATTGTAAGGAAATTTTTCTAAACCAATGATATACGTTTCAGAATGAAAAAGAACCATTGAAAACTCAGTTCATGCTATCTGATCAATTATTTGTTCATGCAAA
This window harbors:
- the LOC100213308 gene encoding cyclin-H → MFHTSSQRKHWIFESIDKIDFSRAASNNNFIEMHRKLKSKANIEYLNPNEEKLLLTYYTQFVFNICRRFKPPVPLSVIGTSLSYFKRFFLYTSVMEFHPKDIAYLCVYLACKIDEYNVSIDQFMEQAVVKRSLNMQKFLIDNELVLLQKLNYHLTVHSPYRPLEGFLIDIKTKKTIPDIEKHRTNIEQFLTNSLLTDVILLFTPSQLALAAIENGVGREQLIGYLQLTLDTDSIENVLSKLKRIQEIVCNIKVADQTEILAIEDKLNLCKDYENDPFSDLYHQREISKQEAKEMQKRKKFQELYDIRHAEEKMLAESFD
- the LOC100201532 gene encoding prefoldin subunit 3 isoform X4; protein product: MTETPLVKKKHRGIPEALFLNDVDAYMVKESSSEAALQKLDEQFQKYRFMESNLLNKKIRLSTQIPDIKATLSSINFLKNKKNEKEPLKTQFMLSDQLFVHAKVPTTDKVCLWLGANVMLEYNIDEADELLKKNLSAAESQLLELDNDLDYLRDQITTTEVSMARIYNWDVKRRQKLKTSS
- the LOC100201532 gene encoding prefoldin subunit 3 isoform X3, with translation MTETPLVKKKHRGIPEALFLNDVDAYMVKESSSEAALQKLDEQFQKYRFMESNLLNKKIRLSTQIPDIKATLSSINFLKNKKVNEKEPLKTQFMLSDQLFVHAKVPTTDKVCLWLGANVMLEYNIDEADELLKKNLSAAESQLLELDNDLDYLRDQITTTEVSMARIYNWDVKRRQKLKTSS